A region of the Streptococcus oralis Uo5 genome:
GACTAGTCAAGATAACTGGACCGTCTTTGGTAATCACGAACTGGTGTTCATATTGGCAAGACAGGCCGCCATCTATAGTCTTATGAGCCCAGCCAGTCTTCATATCTGTATCGATTTCCCAGTCACCAGTATTGATCATGGGTTCAATGGTTAGTACCATTCCTTCACGGAGGCGGAGTCCACGGCCTGCAATACCGTAGTTAGGAACCATTGGCTCCTCGTGCATAGTTGGACCAACACCATGACCAACCAAATCGCGAACGACACCGTAACCGCGACTTTCAGCGTATTCTTGAATGGCTGCACCGATATCACCGATACGATTGCCAACAACTGCTTGCTCAATCCCTTTATACATAGCTTCCTTGGTCACGTCCATCAGGTTTTTCACTTCTTCAGACGGTGTACCAACCGCATAAGCCCAACATGAGTCAGCTAAACCACCAGTATAACTTTGGGTGTATTTTTTCATTTGCTCAACATTGTTGAAATTGAGTTTAGAGACATTGAGGTCGGATTTGGCAATCGGACCACCCAGTACCATGTCAACCTTGAGCAAATCACCATCTTTCAAGATGTAATGACGTGGAAAAGCGTGAGCTACTTCGTCATTGAGAGAGCAACAAGTGGCATAGGGGTAATCCATGACTGCACCATCTACTCCAATCTGTAAAGGAAGGAAATTCTCCTCTTTACAACGTCGACGAACGTACTCTTCAACTTCCCACATATCCACGCCTGGCTTAATCAAATCACGTAAGCCGATATGGATACTTGCTAGGAAATCACCAGCCTTGTCCATGGCTTCGATTTCACGTGCTGATTTTAAAGTTATCATTTTTTCTCCTAGATTCTAATTAATTTTAACCGTAACATTTGCTTTTGAAACAATCTGATGACCATGATAAATATCATAATCAATAATAGCTGAACGTCTCGTGTGGTGAATAATTCGAGCCTGAATCCGCAGAGTATCATCTATCTGTACAGCCTGCAAGAAATAAATCAACATCTGCTCAATGATGAGATTACGTCCGCTATTGACAACGAGGTCTTGGGTCATATGGTTGAGGATTTCAGCCAAGACTCCATTAGCAAGGACCCCATTTTTCTCCAGCATGAAGGGCTCAACAGTAATGACGACCTCATCATGATGATAAGAGAGTTTTTGCCCGATTTGCTCTGAGAAGGTCGGCAAAGCAGAAACTTGGGAACGACTCATCTTTTCCATGACATCTCGTCGTGTTACGACACCGAGCAAGGTTTGGTTACTTCTGACAACGGGAACCATCTCAAAGTCTTCTGCGATCATTCGTTGACTGACATTGGCAATATTGGTCGCTAAACCTGTTACGAAGATACTTCGCGTCATCACCTTGTCAATCGTCGTGCTGGGAGACTTGTCTCCTGCGTCACGCATAGTAACAACGCCAACAACCACTTGGTGCTGATTAATGACTGGGAAACGACTACTTCTGTTCTTACGGACCAAGTCTAGATAGTCTTTGACTGTATCCGTCTCTCTCAAAAAACCATACTCATGACTGGGACGATAGAGCTTTTCGACTGTCAGAATATCGGTTTTGATTTGAACATTTGAGAGGGCTTTGTTAATCATGGTCGCTACTGTAAAAGTGTCATGTTTACTCCTCAGAACTGGAATCCCTTTTTTATTAGCCAACTCAAGAACATCGTCTTGGACATGAAAACCACCTGTTACAAGGACTGCATTTTCATTTTCCAAGGCTAAAAGTTGAATGCGAGTACGGTCTCCGACGATCAAAAGACCGCCATCATGGAGATAGGACAGGATATTTTGCTCTGTCATAGCCCCAATGGAGAATTTACTAAACTCTCTCTCAAGCCCTTCTTGACCAGCTAAAACTTCAGAGGAGGTGACTTCAGCAATTTCAGCATAGGTTAGCCTCTCAATAGCCACTTTCTGGGACTTGACTCGTATGGTTCCACTGCGGGGGCGAGTCTCAACAATTCCCCGATTTTCAGCTTCTTTGATAGCTCGGTAGGCTGTTCCGTCACTAACACCTAGGTGATTGGAAATACTGCGAACACTAACTCTCTTCCCAATTGGCAACTCTTCCAGATAGGACAAAATTTCCTGGTGTTTACTCATTGAATTCTCCTTTTATGTATCGAAATTCAAGATAGTCCCTCATTTTTCGTGTATAGCGATCGCTCCCCTTAAACTGTCGGACGAGGCTAAAGCCCGATTTTAAGGCTACTTTTTGACTAGCTTGATTTTCCAAATGAGTGATGATGGATAATTGTTTTAAACCAAATTCTTCAAATGAAAGCTGACATAGCTTGGTAACCACTTCTGTCATAAAACCTTGTGCCCAAGAATCCTTTTTTAAGAAGTAACCAATTTCTGCTTCTTTTTTGATTTCATCAATCTTTTCAAATTTAATGGAGCCAATCATTTCCTGATTTCCTTGGAGACAAATTGCCCAAACCCCTAGAGGGTTCTTCATAAAATAGTTAGCAAGTGCGTACTGACTTTCTTCCAAACTTGCTTGACTTGGAAAAATAAACTGTAAATTCTCAGGGTTTGAAGCAATCTCGAAAAACGCATAACTGTCACTAAAAAAGAAAGGACGCAAATACAAGCGCTCCGTTTCAAAAAAAGAAAACATTGCTAATTTGGTCCAAATATTCATAATCACCTCAACGGCTTAGTCTTCAACGAGTGTAATATCCGCTCCAAGACTACGCAATTTTTCAATAATATCTGAGTAGCCACGAAGGATAAACTCAATATTTGTAATTTCAGTCTGGCCTTGAGCCATCAAGCCGGCGATGACAAGTGCAGCACCAGCTCGCAAGTCTGTAGCTTTTACACTTGCCCCGTGTAAGTTACGACCACCGTTGTAAATAATGTGATCGTTTGTAGTCGTAATATCCGCATCCATTTTTGCTAACTCAAAGACATGATTAACACGTTTCTCATAAATCGTATCAATAATGGTTCCACGACCTTGCGCAGTTAGTAAAAGTGGCGTGATAGGCTGTTGCAAATCAGTTGCAAAACCAGGATAAGGAGCGGTTTTAATATTTATTGCCTTTAAGTCTGACTGCTCTTCAACGAAGATACTATCCTCAGAGACCGTCATACGAACGCCCATTTCCTCTAGTTTTGCGATAAAGCCTTCTAAGTGTTCATAGAGAACGTTGTTAATACGAATTCCTTTACCAACCGCAGCAGCAAGTGAAATATAAGTTCCAGCTTCAATACGGTCCGGAATGACTTGGTGACGAGTCCCATGAAGTTTCTCAACACCATCAATAATGATAATATCAGTCCCTGCACCACGAATGTGTGCTCCCATGTTGTTCAAAAGGGTAGCAACATCGATGATTTCTGGTTCACGGGCCGCATTTTCAATGACAGTACGTCCCTTAGCTTTAACCGCAGCAATCATGGTGTTAATCGTTGCTCCAACGCTAACGGTATCCATGTAAATACTTGCGCCATGAAGCCCCTTACCTTGGGCAGATAAATTCATATTATCTCCCTCATAGCTGACCTTAGCACCCATGGCTTCAAAGGCTTTTAAGTGAAGATCAATCGGACGAGGTCCCAGATCACATCCACCAGGAAGTCCAACTGTAGCTTCACCAAAGCGACCTAAAAGACTTCCGTAGAAATAATAAGAAGCACGCAAGCTATTAATCTTGCCATAAGGCATAGGAATGTTTTGAACACCTCTTGGATCAATCTCCAAGACATCCTCATAACGCTTAACAGTCGCCCCCATAATCTCCATGATTTCGACAAGACTAGCAACGTCTGAAATATCTGGAACGCAATCTAAAGTGACAATATCATCTGATAAGATAATAGCTGGAATAAGCGCTACAACACTATTTTTAGCACCACTAATGGTGATCTCACCTTGCAATGGACGTCCACCATTGATGACAATTTTTCTCATGTTTTACTCTTTCAAAATTTACTAAAAAGGTCTTTTCGTTCTATTATACCATAATTTTCAGTTTTTTCCCATTCCTATTTACTAAATACCATCTCATTTTGATAAAAAAAGACCTATCACTCAAGCTTTTCAGCCTGAAATGATAGGTTTTAATGTTAGATTAACGTACTGTACGGATACGCATTGTGTTTGTACGAACAGCTTCTCCAAGTGGCACACCTGCAACGATAACGATATCATCACCAGATTCAACCAAGCCTTGTTCAACTGCGATCTTTTCAGCAAGATCAAACATATCGTCAGTATTTGAAGGACGTTCAGTTGTTACTGGAATAACACCCCAGTTCAACATCAATCCACGTTCAGTCAATTCATCGAAAGTGATAGCCAAGATATCAGCATTTGGACGGTATTTAGAAATCAAGCGAGCTGTGTGACCAGTTTTAGTAAGGGTAACTACCAACTTGATATTCATTGAGTTAGTTGCATCTTTAACAGCTGATGCCATAACTTCAGTCTTAGAATTACGCGCCAAGTTAACTGATGACAAACGACCGTATTCATTAAGAAGAGTTTGTGCATTCTTGTCAATCGTAGCCATTGTTGTTACTGATTCAAGTGGGTATTTACCGTTTGCAGACTCACCTGAAAGCATTGTTGCGTCAGTTCCGTCGATAACAGCGTTGAATACGTCTGATACTTCTGAACGAGTTGCACGTGGTTTTTCAGTCATTGTTTCAAGCATGTTTGTTGCTGTGATAACAACTTTACCTGCTGCGTTCACTTTAGTGATAATCATTTTTTGGTAAACTGGAACCATTTCGAATGGTACTTCAATACCCATGTCACCACGGGCGATCATGATACCGTCAGCAGCTTCAATGATTTCATCCAAGTTGTCAATACCTTGTTGGTTTTCGATTTTAGCGAACAATTGAACGTGACCGTTACCAGTTTCTTCACAGATTGCACGAACTTCGTTAACGTCTTTTGCAGTACGTACGAATGAAATCGCGATGAAGTTAATACCTTGTTCAAGACCAAAGCGGATATCATCGTTATCACGTTCAGCAAGAGCTGGGAAAGGAATTTTAGTGTTAGGGATGTTTACACCTTTTTGTTTAGCGATAACACCGTCATTTTCCACTTCAACTACAAATTCACGAGTTGCATCGTCTTTTTCTACAACGCGAAGACCCAATTTACCATCGTCAACCAATACTTGGCGACCAACTTCAACGTCATCATAGATGTCAAGAGCACCAGCAACGTTCAAAGCAATCACTTCACGAGTTGATTTGATTCCTTGTTTAGTTGCAACACGGATTTTTTCACCAGTTTTGTATGAATACTCTTTAGCTTCACCTTCGAACAATTCAGTACGGATTTCAGGTCCTTTAGTATCAAGAAGGAAACCAACTTTTTTACCTGCAAGTTTTTCAGCAAGTTTAACAGTTGCCATACGCTCACCTTGTTCTTGGTGGTCACCGTGTGAGAAGTTGAAACGGAAAGTGTTTGCTCCTGCTTCAATCAATTTAGCAATATTTTGAGCTGAAGCTTCAACGTCAAGTTTTTCACCCCAGTATCCGTCTTCACCGAATTTTTTACCACCACGGATTTCAACCGCAGGACCTAAAGTTGCAACGATTTTTACACGTTTGTTCATGATTTTTGTGACTCCTTTATATAATTCGACCTTTTAAGGTCATGTTACCAAATTAATGAAAGTTGATTAGGACAAGCTCTTGTTCAAATCAGAAAGTTCAAGATCAGCTTTATGAGGGTTGTTAACAACGATCTTACCATCAGCTGTTAAGCTAAACAAAGCTCCTTCTTCTGCTGTTCCAAGAATTGGATTCTCAACCATTTTCTCGTTACGAATACCGACAGCGACACCACCGATTCCTTGTTTAAGGAGTTTAACAGCGTGTGCACCCATGCGTGATGCCAATACACGGTCACGAGCAGTTGGTGATCCACCACGTTGGATGTGTCCAAGTTCAGTTACACGAAGGTCACTAGTGTCTCCAGCTTCCTTGAGTTTCTTACCAAACTCATCGGCAGACATAACTCCCTCAGCCAAAACGATGATGTTGTGTTTCTTACCACATTCATAACCAGATTTGATGCTTGCAACGATATCTTCCATCTTGAAGTCTTCTTCAGGGATGATGATTTCGTCAGCACCAGTTGCGATACCTGCCCAAAGAGCGATATCACCAGCGTTACGCCCCATTACTTCAACAACGAAAGTACGACGGTGACTTGATGATGTGTCACGAATCTTATCAATCGCATCCATTGCAGTCGTAACTGCAGTATCAAATCCGATTGTAAAGTCAGTACCTACGATATCGTTATCGATTGTACCTGGAAGTCCAATAGCAGGGAATCCATGCTCAGTCAAGCGCATAGCTCCATGATAAGAACCATCACCACCGATAACTACGACTCCTTCGATACCGTGTTTTTTCAATTGCTCAATCCCTTTAAGTTGGCCTTCAAGTTGTGCAAACTCAGGGTAACGAGCAGAATGAAGGAAAGTACCACCACGAGAAATGATGTCTCCTACTGAAGCAGCATCAAGCGGATAAATTTCACCGGCAACCATACCTGCGTATCCATCATAGATACCAAAAACTTCCATTCCTTCTGAGATTGCTTGGCGAACTACCGCACGGATGGCAGCATTCATACCAGGGGCGTCTCCACCACTGGTCAAAACAGCAATACGTTTCATTTGGTTTATGCTCCTTTTTCTTTTAACATTCTTACTGATTATACCACATTTAAATCGAAAATTCTTCTATTTTCCGTATTTTTAGCGATAAATCGTTTTCATAGCAATTCCCTCTAATTTTTCCTCTAGAGCAGAATCTTTTCTTACAAAATATTGAGTAGAAACAACTGTTTTTTGTTCCTCTTCATACCTGATAATGACAGGGATTGGGCCTTTGTATTGTTCTAGGATATTTGAAATCTCTTTATCATTTTCATGATTTTTAACTTGAATCCAGAATCGTTCCGCCACTGCTTCTTTCAAATCTTGTGCAATCATTTGCAGACGACCATCTCGAGATTGAACTTTGCCATTGATGTAGTAAAATTTACCTTCGGATAAATTGGAAGCAAATTTTCTATATTGGTCTGAAAATACAGTTACATCCATCCGAGACTTACTATCATGAACCTGTAGAAAAGCCATACTCTCGCCTT
Encoded here:
- a CDS encoding GNAT family N-acetyltransferase, producing the protein MNIWTKLAMFSFFETERLYLRPFFFSDSYAFFEIASNPENLQFIFPSQASLEESQYALANYFMKNPLGVWAICLQGNQEMIGSIKFEKIDEIKKEAEIGYFLKKDSWAQGFMTEVVTKLCQLSFEEFGLKQLSIITHLENQASQKVALKSGFSLVRQFKGSDRYTRKMRDYLEFRYIKGEFNE
- the spxR gene encoding CBS-HotDog domain-containing transcription factor SpxR, whose translation is MSKHQEILSYLEELPIGKRVSVRSISNHLGVSDGTAYRAIKEAENRGIVETRPRSGTIRVKSQKVAIERLTYAEIAEVTSSEVLAGQEGLEREFSKFSIGAMTEQNILSYLHDGGLLIVGDRTRIQLLALENENAVLVTGGFHVQDDVLELANKKGIPVLRSKHDTFTVATMINKALSNVQIKTDILTVEKLYRPSHEYGFLRETDTVKDYLDLVRKNRSSRFPVINQHQVVVGVVTMRDAGDKSPSTTIDKVMTRSIFVTGLATNIANVSQRMIAEDFEMVPVVRSNQTLLGVVTRRDVMEKMSRSQVSALPTFSEQIGQKLSYHHDEVVITVEPFMLEKNGVLANGVLAEILNHMTQDLVVNSGRNLIIEQMLIYFLQAVQIDDTLRIQARIIHHTRRSAIIDYDIYHGHQIVSKANVTVKIN
- the pfkA gene encoding 6-phosphofructokinase, yielding MKRIAVLTSGGDAPGMNAAIRAVVRQAISEGMEVFGIYDGYAGMVAGEIYPLDAASVGDIISRGGTFLHSARYPEFAQLEGQLKGIEQLKKHGIEGVVVIGGDGSYHGAMRLTEHGFPAIGLPGTIDNDIVGTDFTIGFDTAVTTAMDAIDKIRDTSSSHRRTFVVEVMGRNAGDIALWAGIATGADEIIIPEEDFKMEDIVASIKSGYECGKKHNIIVLAEGVMSADEFGKKLKEAGDTSDLRVTELGHIQRGGSPTARDRVLASRMGAHAVKLLKQGIGGVAVGIRNEKMVENPILGTAEEGALFSLTADGKIVVNNPHKADLELSDLNKSLS
- a CDS encoding UDP-N-acetylglucosamine 1-carboxyvinyltransferase, translating into MRKIVINGGRPLQGEITISGAKNSVVALIPAIILSDDIVTLDCVPDISDVASLVEIMEIMGATVKRYEDVLEIDPRGVQNIPMPYGKINSLRASYYFYGSLLGRFGEATVGLPGGCDLGPRPIDLHLKAFEAMGAKVSYEGDNMNLSAQGKGLHGASIYMDTVSVGATINTMIAAVKAKGRTVIENAAREPEIIDVATLLNNMGAHIRGAGTDIIIIDGVEKLHGTRHQVIPDRIEAGTYISLAAAVGKGIRINNVLYEHLEGFIAKLEEMGVRMTVSEDSIFVEEQSDLKAINIKTAPYPGFATDLQQPITPLLLTAQGRGTIIDTIYEKRVNHVFELAKMDADITTTNDHIIYNGGRNLHGASVKATDLRAGAALVIAGLMAQGQTEITNIEFILRGYSDIIEKLRSLGADITLVED
- the pyk gene encoding pyruvate kinase is translated as MNKRVKIVATLGPAVEIRGGKKFGEDGYWGEKLDVEASAQNIAKLIEAGANTFRFNFSHGDHQEQGERMATVKLAEKLAGKKVGFLLDTKGPEIRTELFEGEAKEYSYKTGEKIRVATKQGIKSTREVIALNVAGALDIYDDVEVGRQVLVDDGKLGLRVVEKDDATREFVVEVENDGVIAKQKGVNIPNTKIPFPALAERDNDDIRFGLEQGINFIAISFVRTAKDVNEVRAICEETGNGHVQLFAKIENQQGIDNLDEIIEAADGIMIARGDMGIEVPFEMVPVYQKMIITKVNAAGKVVITATNMLETMTEKPRATRSEVSDVFNAVIDGTDATMLSGESANGKYPLESVTTMATIDKNAQTLLNEYGRLSSVNLARNSKTEVMASAVKDATNSMNIKLVVTLTKTGHTARLISKYRPNADILAITFDELTERGLMLNWGVIPVTTERPSNTDDMFDLAEKIAVEQGLVESGDDIVIVAGVPLGEAVRTNTMRIRTVR
- a CDS encoding methionyl aminopeptidase translates to MITLKSAREIEAMDKAGDFLASIHIGLRDLIKPGVDMWEVEEYVRRRCKEENFLPLQIGVDGAVMDYPYATCCSLNDEVAHAFPRHYILKDGDLLKVDMVLGGPIAKSDLNVSKLNFNNVEQMKKYTQSYTGGLADSCWAYAVGTPSEEVKNLMDVTKEAMYKGIEQAVVGNRIGDIGAAIQEYAESRGYGVVRDLVGHGVGPTMHEEPMVPNYGIAGRGLRLREGMVLTIEPMINTGDWEIDTDMKTGWAHKTIDGGLSCQYEHQFVITKDGPVILTSQGEEGTY